Proteins co-encoded in one Metabacillus sp. KUDC1714 genomic window:
- a CDS encoding ATP-grasp fold amidoligase family protein → MEKTVNVRNADSKKEYLEQFGLKSFIEFYFHNYHGYPCPLNNPQTLSEKIQWLKLNGNLEKFARYVDKYQVREFISKTIGEEFLIPLFGVYSTVDEIDFEKLPEKFVLKATHGSGWNEVILDKSKLDLAELKKKCGDWLGTNFYDVSGEPNYKPLTGRIIVEEYIGKEEEDLKDYKFFCFLGEPLFIQVDSERFDSHKRDLFTPKWEPLAFRLLYPKSEEQIQKPTMLNEMVTIAKELSKDFPLVRVDLYQTANKIYFGELTFTPGSGFIAYDPREYDLFYGSKLDLTRY, encoded by the coding sequence TTGGAAAAAACAGTTAATGTAAGGAATGCAGACTCTAAAAAGGAATACCTGGAACAATTCGGATTGAAATCATTTATTGAATTTTATTTTCATAACTACCATGGTTATCCATGTCCACTAAACAATCCCCAAACATTATCAGAAAAAATTCAATGGTTGAAGCTGAATGGAAATTTAGAAAAATTCGCGCGTTATGTTGATAAATATCAAGTTAGAGAGTTCATAAGCAAAACAATTGGTGAAGAGTTCTTAATCCCCCTTTTCGGTGTTTATTCAACAGTAGATGAAATAGACTTCGAAAAGCTGCCTGAAAAATTTGTGCTTAAGGCCACACATGGTTCAGGGTGGAATGAAGTGATCCTTGATAAAAGCAAGCTTGATTTAGCGGAATTAAAAAAGAAATGTGGAGATTGGCTTGGAACTAATTTCTATGATGTCAGTGGCGAGCCGAACTATAAACCTTTAACAGGAAGGATTATCGTGGAAGAATATATTGGTAAAGAAGAAGAGGATCTAAAGGATTACAAATTCTTTTGTTTCCTTGGTGAACCATTATTTATCCAAGTGGACAGTGAAAGGTTTGACAGCCACAAGCGAGACCTTTTTACACCAAAGTGGGAGCCGTTAGCATTTCGTTTGCTTTATCCTAAATCAGAAGAACAAATTCAAAAACCCACGATGCTAAATGAGATGGTGACGATCGCTAAGGAACTGTCTAAGGATTTTCCTTTAGTTCGTGTCGATCTTTATCAAACAGCCAATAAGATTTATTTTGGTGAGCTTACATTTACGCCAGGGAGTGGGTTTATAGCCTATGATCCGCGGGAGTATGATTTGTTTTATGGGTCGAAGTTGGATTTGACGAGGTATTAG